The Pseudomonadota bacterium genome segment ACCTCGGGCAGTTCGTCCAGACCGATGTCCAGCACGTCGTCATCGCCCGTCGAGGCGCTGTCGAGGCTCAGGTCCTGAGGCGTCGAGGCAGTCTGCAGACCGACGTCGAGATCCGCCACCGCGCCCGCGCTATCGCCGCCCTCGGTGGCAAAGAGATCGTCGTCGGGGCAGATCTGCCGGCCCATGATGGCGAATTTCTCCCAGCCGCCCTCAGCATCGGATAGGGACGGCTTAAGACGTTCGGCCGCCTCGCGGAAGGCGTCCTTGTTGCCCCAGACGAAGTAAATCTCCAGAAGCTTGGCCTGTAGGTCCTTCCGATCGGGCTCCGTCTCCAGCGCCTTGTTGATCAAGTCAGCCGCTTGATCGAACAAGCCGTAGGCCATGTGGAAATCAGCTTCCGACATCGGGTCGTTGCCGTCCTCGCCGCCGTCACCGATGTCGATCAGCTGGGTCGGCTCGTGCAGCGGCGTACTCGCCGAGGTGGTCGTGCTCGCACTCGTAGTCCCCACCGCCTCGAACTGGCCCGTATCACTGAATTCGCCGACTTCCATCGGCTGGGCGATGCTGACCTGCGCCGTATCCTCCACGGCAGGATCGACCAATGCGGTGCGGGCCAGCTCCTGGTCATCACCGGGCAGTTCCGTATCGATCGTAGTCGTGAAGCTGCGATCGCCGTCGACCCCCGGCAGGGGCGTAGCGCCGGTAGTGCCCATGGTGGTGGCGAGGGTGGCATCGAGGTCGACGTCGTCCTCGGGGAAGGCGCTCAATTCATCGAGCGCCTCATCGCCGCCGCTGACTCGGTTGCGAAGGAAGACCGCGACCGCACCTAACAGAGCTACAAGGCCGAAGGTGAGCCAAAGGAATCGATTACCTAGCAGCCCAAAGATGAAGTCCAAGGGCCCGCCAGAAGCCTCGGGCGGCGTCGTCACGACCTTGGTCGCCGCGTCGCGGCTCGAGGCCTGCGTTTCGGCCACAGTGGTGTCGGCCGCAGGTGGCGCTGCGGCTTGCTCTGCCACTGCGTCTTCACCGGCCGCGCCAGCTACCGTGTCGTCCGCGTCACCTACGACCCCATCGTTGGCAGCGTCGTCGACCAGCTCAGCCAGGGCGGCCTCCCCGCCCGGTGGCGCGGAGCCCTCGCCCTCACTCGCGCCGCCTGCGTCTGCATCGCCAAGACCGGCACCCGTATCGAGGGTGGCGCCCGGCGTCGTGCGCGCGCCATCATCCTGCTCACTCATCTCGGGCACGGAGGCGAGGTTCGCGCCATCCGCGCCCGCCTCGCGCAGCTGGCGCTCTAGCTCGGCCAACTGTTCGTCGCGCACCCGTAGGCGCTCCTGGGCCTGTTCAAGCTGCTCGCGCTGCTCCTTCACCGTCTGCTGCAAGGCTTGGTTTTGCTCGCGGGCCGTGTCCAAATCGCGCGCTAAACCGGCGGTATCGCCATTGGGAGCCACCAGCTGGAGCTCCGGCGTGACAGATCCCGGCGCGGACGCGGTGGCTGTGCTGGCGTCCGAACTGCCGCTAGGCCCAGTGGGCGCGGCCAGCGGCGGCGGCGAGGCCGGTTGGCCGCGCCAGCGCGCTGTGTCCGCCACTAGGGTGGCGGCGGCCTCACCGGTGCTGACGCCACGAATTGTGTCGGCGGTCGGAATGCGCAGGGTGGAGCCCTGGCGCAGCAGATTCATGTTGCCGAGGAAGGCATCGGGGTTTTGGCGGTAGATCGCCATCATGGTCTGGTTGAGGCTGGCACCATTCGGCCGCGCTCGCGCCGCAATCTTCCAGAGTGACTCGCCGCGTCGCACGGGACCGTACTCGGTGCCGGCCTGGATGCCGTTGCTCCCGCGGCTGCTCGACGACGAGCTGCCACTCACGCGACCGGGCGGCGCGACGGGTGGAGGCGATGAGGTGGCTGGCGCGCGCGAGGAACGCGTCGGTCCGCCGATGATGCCGCCGTTGCTCGCGCTGCTACTTCCGCCGCCACTGACCGCTGGCGCGACACCCGTATCGGCCTCACCTGGCAAGAAGGTGGGGGGATCCAGGAGCACCGTGTACTCGCGCAAGAGGCGACCGCGCGGCCAATTGGCCTCCACCAGAAAAGTGACGAAGGGCTCGGTGATCGGCTGGTCAGAGCGGACCTGCAGCACGTCTTCGCCATTCGCGGTGCGCGTGGCTTGGAAGGTGAGCGTGGTCAGAAACTGTGGGTAATCGATGCCGTACTGGTCGAACAGCTCGCGTGAGGCGAGCGTGGCTTCCAGTTCATTGAGGTCACCGGGAAGGGCAGCGACGATTTCGATCTGAGCATCGAGTCGTTGGTTGAGCCCTGAGTTGAGGGTGATGTCCCCCAGACCCAACGCTGCGGCGGTCCCCGACAGTGCAGTGAGCACCGTCCCTAACAAGAGCTTGCAAACACGCGCCATGGTTACTCCCGAACGCCCGGATCTGCTTGTGGCCCCGACGCGAGCGCCAGGGCCTAGGGGACGGCAGCGGTGACGTTCCCGCCGGGTCCGCAACTGTTCACAATCCCTGTGAAGAGAGTTATTTAACTATAGTCTACCAGTAGGAATCGGCCAAAACCTCAGCGATTTGAACGCTGTTGAGGGCGGCGCCCTTGCGCACGTTGTCCGATACCACCCACATGTCGATGCCGCGCGGGTGCGTCAGATCGCGCCGCACACGCCCCACGTACACGGGATCGCGGCCCGCGGCGTGGCTCCAGGCGGTGGGGAAATCGCCGGCCCGGTCATCGATCAGCTCGACGCCAGGGGCCACCCGCAGCCAGTCACGCACCTGCTCGATTTCCGCGGGCTCGAGCGTCTCCAAGTGGATCGCTTCGCTGTGGCCGTAGTGCACCGGCACCCGCACCGCCGTGGGGTTCACGGCGATGCGCTCGTCGCCGAGGATCTTCCGCGTCTCCCACACCATCTTCATCTCTTCCCGCGTGTACCCGTTGTCCTGGAACACATCGATCTGTGGCACTGCATTGAACGCCAACGGCACCGATTCCTCGGGTCGTCGCCCCGCGACGACAGCCTCCGCCTGGTGCGCCAGCTGCGCCAGCGCCGACTGTCCTGCGCCCGAGACCGCCTGATAGGTGGCCACGTTGATGCGCGCTATGCCCACGTTCGCGTAGATCGGCTGCAGGGCCATGACCATCTGGATCGTCGAGCAATTCGGGTTAGCAATGATGTTGCGTTGCCGACACTCCGCTATCGCATGGCCGTTCACTTCAGGCACCACCAGGGGCACATCGTCGTCGTAGCGAAATCGGGAGGTGTTATCGATGACGATACAACCACTCGCTGCCGCCTTCGGCGCGTACTCCCCGGACACCGTACCGCCGGGCGAGAACAACGCAATATCGATGCCGGCGAAGTCGAACTCCTCGAGCACTTCCACCGTCACCTGCTCACCGCGAATCGTCAGCCGCCGGCCGCGCGAGCGTGCGCTGGCCACGGGCACAATGCGCCCGCTGGAGAAGGATCGCTCCTCCAGAATCGACAGCATCGTGCGCCCCACCAATCCGGTAGCGCCGACCACGGCGACGTGCAATGCGCGGCTCATAGGCAAGTCCCGGGCAAACGGGCGTTATGGTGTCGCACGGCGCACACCGAAACTAACAACTGGGTCACATCCATCGCGCCAGGATCCTCAGTAAGGGGTTGAGCGGCCTCAGGTATCCGGAGTCTGGCCCGGGATGGGCTTCATCGGGGGCTCGACCCCCGCGTTCTGACCCCGATGCCGGAGCAGATGGTCCATCAGCACCAGGGCCAGCATGGCCTCGGCGATGGGGACAGCCCGAATGCCCACGCAGGGATCGTGGCGCCCGTGGGTGCGGATCTCCGCATCCTCTCCCTGGGTATCGACCGTACGCCCCGGCAAGCGGATGCTGGAGGTAGGCTTTATCGCCACGCTCACGCGCACGGGTTGGCCGGAGGAGATGCCACCGAGCACGCCGCCCGCGTGATTACTGGTGAATCCGTTCGGTGTTAGCGCATCTCGATGCGCTGTGCCGCGCTGCTCGACGACCTCGAAGCCGTCCCCCACCTCGACGCCCTTAGCGGCGTTGATGCCCATCATCGCCGAGGCGATGTCCGCGTCGAGCTTGGCGAACACGGGCTCGCCTAAGCCTGGCGGGACACCCTTGGCGATCACGTTCACCCGCGCACCGACAGAATCACCATCCTTGCGCAACGCATCCATAAACTGCTCGAGTTCGGCGACGCGCGATGGATCTCCACAGAAAAACGGGTTGTCGTTCACCGTCTCAGGTTGAGGACAATCGAGCGGCAGGGGACCGAGCTGACCCAACCAGCCGTAGATCTCCACGCCCGAGTGCTCGCGTAGGTACTTGCGGGCGATGCCACCGGCGGCGACCCGCATGGCGGTCTCGCGCGCCGAGGAACGACCGCCACCGCGGTAGTCACGACGGCCATATTTTTGCAGGTATGTGTAATCCGCGTGACCGGGGCGGAACAGCTCCTTGATCTTGCTGTAATCCTTGGATCTGGCGTCTTCGTTCTCGATCAGCAAGCCGATGGAAGTGCCGGTGGTCACCCCTTCGAACACGCCAGACAGGATACGCACGCGGTCTGGCTCGCGGCGCTGGGTGACGTGGCGCGAAGTGCCGGGGCGACGCCGGTCCAGATCGACCTGAAGGTCGGCCTCCCCTAGGGCCAGGCCCGGTGGACAACCATCGACCACCGCGCCGATAGCGGGACCGTGACTCTCGCCAAAAGTCGTGACCGTGAAGGCCTGCCCGAAGCAGTTGCCGGCCATCAGCTCGCGCCCCCCGTCGCTGCCAGGGCGCGCAACTCCGGCTCGCGCAGTAGGCACACGCCGTGCCCGCCACGCTCGAACTCGAGCCAGGTGAAGGGCAGCTCAGGCCAGCGGGCCATCGCTTGAGGAGCGCTATTGCCCACCTCCAGCACGAGCACGCCGTCGGCAGTCAGGTGATCCGCTGCCCCGCGCAGGATCCGATCCACCAAGTCCATGCCATCTTCGCCACCGGCCAGGGACATGGTGGGTTCGCAGGCGTACTCCGCGGGCAGGCCCGACAGCTCCTGCGCCGCTACGTAGGGTGGATTGCAGACGATGAGCTGATAGCGCTGCTCGCCCAGGCAGTCCAACAGGTCCGAGTGCACAGCGTGAACGCGTGCCTCGAGGTCGTGGGCTGTGATGTTAGCGCGCGCAACGTCCAGCGCGTCCTCGCTTAGGTCTGCCGCGTGCACCTGAGCGTTGGGGAAGGCGTAGGCACACGCCACAGCGATGCAGCCGCTTCCCGTGCACAGGTCGAGCACAGCGCCTACGTGTTCAGGCTCGCCAATCCACGGCGAGAAGCCGCACTCGATGAGCTCGGCCACCGGAGAGCGAGGCACGATCACCCGTTCGTCGACGAGAAATCGCAACCCGGCAAACCAGGCCTCGCCGGTGAGGTAGGGTGCCGGGCAACGGCGCTCCACACGCTCTTCGATCAGCGCAAGCGCGCGCAGCCTCTCATGCTCCAGCAGAGCGCCCTGGAGCAACAGATCGGGTGCCTCCCACGGCAGGTCGAGGGCGTGGCAGACGAGCAGCCGCGCCTCGTCGATCGCGTTATCCGTGCCATGGCCGAAATGCAGTTCAGCGGCGTGGAAGCGGCTCACCGCGTAGCGCAGTAAATCGAGCCCAGTGCGCAGCACTTGCGCTACCTGTTGCAGATCGTGGGCATGAGCGTCGTTCATCAATGCGGTCTCTCGTTGTCACGCGCCAAAAACGCCGAGCGATAGGCTCGCGTTTGCGGAGTATCATACCTGGCGACCGCCGGCGGTCTGCCCCGAGGCCCCCGCCGCCCCACCGCGAGCGACAAAGAACCCCCCCGAGATGCAAAGAACCGGCCTGATCTTCCTCAGCGTCCTAGCCGTAGCCGCCGGCATTACGCTCTCCCGCTGGACCGCAACGCCCGCCGACACCCTCGCGATGGCCACCGCCTATCCACAACCCCGCCCCCTGCCCGCCTTCGCCTTGACCGACGATGAGGGAACACCCTTCACCGGCGACGATCTACTGGGTCGTTGGCGATTGCTTTTCTTCGGTTTCACCCACTGTCCCGACGTATGCCCCCTAACCCTGAGCCTGCTGTCGCGGGCGGTCGCGCCGGCATCACCAGATGACACACCGGCGGCGCAAATCGTGTTGGTTAGCGTGGATCCAGAAAGAGATACGCCCGAGCGCATGGCAGCCTACGTAGCGCGCTTCGGGGAGGACGTGGTGGGCGTCACCGGCAGCGCGCAGGCGATCGCCGAATTCGCCGCCGCCGTCGCCATCGCCTACGGCAAGGTCCCCCTCGGGGATAGCGGCGCCTACACGGTGGACCACTCGGCGGCAGTGCTAGTGGTGGACCCGCTCGGGCGCATCGCCGCCGTGTTCAATCCCCCGCCTCCGCTCGTGGCCGACGTCGTGCGCGCGGATCTCGTGGTGCTGAAGCGCCTAGCCGATCAGAGCTGACCCGGCCAGCGCTTCATGAACACCGCCGCCAAGGCCTCCAGGCCTCGCTGGTCGCGGGTATCGAAGCGATCGACCTCGGCGCTATCGACGTCGAGCACCCCCACGACCTTGCCGTGCCCATCGATCAGCGGCACCACCACCTCCGAGCGGGAGTCCGGATCGCAGGCGATATGCCCCTCGAATGCGTGCACGTCGGCCACCCGCTGGGTGCTGCCGGTACGGGCCGCCGTACCACACACGCCGCGCCCCCAGTCGATGCGCACACAAGCGCTCTTTCCTTGAAAGGGTCCCAGCACGAGTTGAGGGGCCTCGCCCGCACCCCCCTCATGGGTGAAGTAAAAGCCCAACCAGTTCACCGCCGGCAGGGCGTGGAAAAGAAGCGAAGCGGTGTTGGCCGCGTTCGCGACCGAGTCGTTCTCCGTGCCGAGGAGGGCGTCCAAGGACGTGGCGAGGGTCTCGTAGTCAACGGCGGCTAGATCTGTCGAAGCCATGGGGCGGCATCCTCTCGATAGGGCGTGCGCAACTCAGGCGCGACTCAGGGGAAACGCCAACACCTCATCGAGGTGAGCTACACCAAGCATCAGCATCAGCAAGCGATCCACGCCAAGGGCGACACCCGCGCACGCTGGCAAGCCGCGCTCGAGCGCGGCGAGCAACGCTTCGTCGATAGGCAAGGCGGCAAGGCCAGCGCGTTCCCGCGCGGCACTTTCCGCCACGAAGCGACGGCGTTGCTCTTCGCTGTCGGTCAGTTCATGAAAACCATTAGCTAGCTCAATCCCTCTCAAGTAGACCTCGAAGCGCTCGGCACGCGCTGGCGTGCCCGGGCGCACCTTCGCGAGTGCGGCGCGACTGGCGGGATAGTCGTACACCATCACCGGGCCCCCCTCTCCTAGCGTCGGCCCCACCACATCGCCCAACACTAGATCCAGGAGCGCTTCGCGATCATCCAGACATGCCTCTGGCACGGGCACCCCGGCCGATGCCAGGCAGTCGCGAAATTCGCGCGCGGTGGCCATGTCGCTATCGAGGCCTGTGGCATCGGCGACGGCAGCATGGAAAGTCGTGCGCACGGTGGGCTGTTGCAGGCGGGCGGGCGGGACTACGGCGTGCAGGAGCGCATCCACCTCGTCCATCAAGCGATGATGATCGTAGCCGAGGCGATACCACTCGAGCATGGTGAACTCGGGGTTGTGGTGGCGTCCGCACTCATCGTCGCGGAACACGTGGCAGAGCTGGTAGATGTCGCCGATCCCGCTCGCGAGCAAGCGCTTCATGGCGAACTCGGGCGAGGTGTGCAGCCAGGCCGGGCGGCCGGCGCAGCGTTGTACCGCGAGCGGCGCTAAGGCGGGATCGGTGCCGCTCGCCCTCGAGAGGATAGGCGTGTCGACTTCCAGCACCTCGCGGGCAGCGAAAAACGCGCGCAGCGATCGGTAGAGGGACGCCCGAGCCCGTATCGCAGCGGCGCTAGCGCTCGGCGACCAGGGACGCAGCGGCGCCGCGCAGTCGGTCACTCCTTGACGCGTGAGACGTACTCGGCCGTCCGCGTGTCCACGCGGATCATCTCACCCTGCTCAACGAACAGCGGCACGCGGACCACGGCGCCGGTCTCCAGCGTGGCGGGTTTGGTACCGCCTTGAGCCGTATCACCCTTCACGCCCGGGTCGGTCTGCGTAATCGTCATCTCCACGAAGTTGGGAGCAGCGACGGCGAGCGGCTCGTTATTCCACAGCGTGATCTGGCAGACGGATTCTTCCTTCAGCCACTGGGCGGCGTCTCCCACCGTCTTGGCGTCGGCGGCGTACTGCTCGTAGTTGTCTGGCACCATGAAGTGCCAAAATTCGCCGTCCGTGTAGAGGTACTGCATATCCGTCTCCATGACGTCGGCAGCTTCCACGGAGTCCCCCGACTTCCAGGTGCGGTCCGTGACCCGCCCGGTCTTTAGGTTGCGCACCTTTACTCGATTGAAGGCCTGGCCCTTGCCCGGCTTGACGAATTCGTTCTCGACGATGGCGTAGGGGTCACCGTCGATGAGGATCTTCAAGCCGGAACGAAACTCGTTGGTGCTGTAGCTGGCCATTGCGGTACCTGTCGGCGCCCTGGGGAGCAGTTTGGAAGGGCGCAATCATAGGCGATCGCCCATGGCATCTCCACGCTGAGCGTCGCTGGGAGGAGACGCACGCGCTTTCCATATTCCATCTGTCAATCTCGGAACGGGTTGGGGTAGGCTACTTAAAAAGGACGAGTGGCCGTCACCACAACGAGAACCAGTAGACGGCTTTGCCAGGGTAGGCACTCCGTGTGAACAGCGTCGCGGCCGCGTCGGCGCGTTTCTCCGCAGAATTCAGCGTGCTGGGTGCAGCGCGCTCGGCCCCCCAGGGTACAAGGCATCTGGCTCGCCGCCCCATTGCCGTGTCTGCGTCGCGAGGACTCAGTGAATCAGCTCTCCAATGCCAACGTCTTCATCATCACGCCGAACCAGGACGACCTGGAGCGAATTCAGTCGTTGATGATCTCCTCCGGCACGCAGGCGCATTGCCACTGGATCGCCGATGCGGAGTCCCTGCCCGAAGAGCGCCTCCCCGAGCCTCTCCCGGCGACCATACTCGTCCTAGAGGCCGACCAGCTGCGCGATACGCTGAGCTGGAGTGAGCAGTACGCACCCTCCGCCTCCACCTTGCTGGTCGCGGACATCGTGGATGAAGCGCTGATCGAAGCTGCGCTAGCGCAGGGCGCCAACGATGCCATTTCCCTGAGCGCGCAGGCGCGCGCCGTGAACGTGATCGCGCGCGAGGTCCGCCTGGCCACCGCTGCGGCGGAGCTCTCGCAGGCACAGACGGAGGTCGCCGGCTTCCGCGACCAGGTCGAGCGCCTCACCAGTGAGAGCACGCGTGCATTTCTCTGGGCCCAGGAGGGTGTGGTGGCGGACGCCAACCTCGCCTGCGTGACCTTGCTCGGTCTTGACGACGTGGCGGATCTCGTCGCTATGCCGGTCATGGACGTGTTCGCCGCCGACAGTCGCGTCGCCCTCAAGGGCGCCCTAGTGGCTTGCCAAAAGGGAATGTGGCGAGACGACTCCCTACGCTGCCGGGTGCTCAGCAGCTACGAGGAAGCGGACGGCACGAAGGGCCAAGCCGTCGACGCGA includes the following:
- a CDS encoding SCO family protein; this translates as MQRTGLIFLSVLAVAAGITLSRWTATPADTLAMATAYPQPRPLPAFALTDDEGTPFTGDDLLGRWRLLFFGFTHCPDVCPLTLSLLSRAVAPASPDDTPAAQIVLVSVDPERDTPERMAAYVARFGEDVVGVTGSAQAIAEFAAAVAIAYGKVPLGDSGAYTVDHSAAVLVVDPLGRIAAVFNPPPPLVADVVRADLVVLKRLADQS
- the efp gene encoding elongation factor P, with amino-acid sequence MASYSTNEFRSGLKILIDGDPYAIVENEFVKPGKGQAFNRVKVRNLKTGRVTDRTWKSGDSVEAADVMETDMQYLYTDGEFWHFMVPDNYEQYAADAKTVGDAAQWLKEESVCQITLWNNEPLAVAAPNFVEMTITQTDPGVKGDTAQGGTKPATLETGAVVRVPLFVEQGEMIRVDTRTAEYVSRVKE
- the prmB gene encoding 50S ribosomal protein L3 N(5)-glutamine methyltransferase, which gives rise to MNDAHAHDLQQVAQVLRTGLDLLRYAVSRFHAAELHFGHGTDNAIDEARLLVCHALDLPWEAPDLLLQGALLEHERLRALALIEERVERRCPAPYLTGEAWFAGLRFLVDERVIVPRSPVAELIECGFSPWIGEPEHVGAVLDLCTGSGCIAVACAYAFPNAQVHAADLSEDALDVARANITAHDLEARVHAVHSDLLDCLGEQRYQLIVCNPPYVAAQELSGLPAEYACEPTMSLAGGEDGMDLVDRILRGAADHLTADGVLVLEVGNSAPQAMARWPELPFTWLEFERGGHGVCLLREPELRALAATGGAS
- a CDS encoding FimV/HubP family polar landmark protein, encoding MARVCKLLLGTVLTALSGTAAALGLGDITLNSGLNQRLDAQIEIVAALPGDLNELEATLASRELFDQYGIDYPQFLTTLTFQATRTANGEDVLQVRSDQPITEPFVTFLVEANWPRGRLLREYTVLLDPPTFLPGEADTGVAPAVSGGGSSSASNGGIIGGPTRSSRAPATSSPPPVAPPGRVSGSSSSSSRGSNGIQAGTEYGPVRRGESLWKIAARARPNGASLNQTMMAIYRQNPDAFLGNMNLLRQGSTLRIPTADTIRGVSTGEAAATLVADTARWRGQPASPPPLAAPTGPSGSSDASTATASAPGSVTPELQLVAPNGDTAGLARDLDTAREQNQALQQTVKEQREQLEQAQERLRVRDEQLAELERQLREAGADGANLASVPEMSEQDDGARTTPGATLDTGAGLGDADAGGASEGEGSAPPGGEAALAELVDDAANDGVVGDADDTVAGAAGEDAVAEQAAAPPAADTTVAETQASSRDAATKVVTTPPEASGGPLDFIFGLLGNRFLWLTFGLVALLGAVAVFLRNRVSGGDEALDELSAFPEDDVDLDATLATTMGTTGATPLPGVDGDRSFTTTIDTELPGDDQELARTALVDPAVEDTAQVSIAQPMEVGEFSDTGQFEAVGTTSASTTTSASTPLHEPTQLIDIGDGGEDGNDPMSEADFHMAYGLFDQAADLINKALETEPDRKDLQAKLLEIYFVWGNKDAFREAAERLKPSLSDAEGGWEKFAIMGRQICPDDDLFATEGGDSAGAVADLDVGLQTASTPQDLSLDSASTGDDDVLDIGLDELPEVPEFGAEDELQALVADGTDGSSADGALDIDLDLPPPLPDADEEDTEVKLEDIGVPEVNVDETTLGADGDLEPDEELTEIARKLEERMAPATDGADHLDLSLDLGQTIAPEAPPETSVRLDMDEEDDGFGDFFAFTGVVDESDLSKEQDAPPEEHVLDASGDLLGLASTGEFKIELPEEDNSPFEVTEELPQGDVTGKNLTLGDGGSEGDTEQQPAFELPGGLSLGDETQEGFMLQPVDDDSPDAAENTALISAATMIGPDGLAGSESTVETPLVGDDELSESSVAPTIQMPIAPEVSSTAETVSAQVLDLRAHVGEGGDGDETTRVPASQIAFPEADDNALDEVGTKLDLARAYIDMGDAESARSILEEVVQEGSTEQRDDANTLLSSLG
- the aroC gene encoding chorismate synthase, with amino-acid sequence MAGNCFGQAFTVTTFGESHGPAIGAVVDGCPPGLALGEADLQVDLDRRRPGTSRHVTQRREPDRVRILSGVFEGVTTGTSIGLLIENEDARSKDYSKIKELFRPGHADYTYLQKYGRRDYRGGGRSSARETAMRVAAGGIARKYLREHSGVEIYGWLGQLGPLPLDCPQPETVNDNPFFCGDPSRVAELEQFMDALRKDGDSVGARVNVIAKGVPPGLGEPVFAKLDADIASAMMGINAAKGVEVGDGFEVVEQRGTAHRDALTPNGFTSNHAGGVLGGISSGQPVRVSVAIKPTSSIRLPGRTVDTQGEDAEIRTHGRHDPCVGIRAVPIAEAMLALVLMDHLLRHRGQNAGVEPPMKPIPGQTPDT
- a CDS encoding aspartate-semialdehyde dehydrogenase, producing MSRALHVAVVGATGLVGRTMLSILEERSFSSGRIVPVASARSRGRRLTIRGEQVTVEVLEEFDFAGIDIALFSPGGTVSGEYAPKAAASGCIVIDNTSRFRYDDDVPLVVPEVNGHAIAECRQRNIIANPNCSTIQMVMALQPIYANVGIARINVATYQAVSGAGQSALAQLAHQAEAVVAGRRPEESVPLAFNAVPQIDVFQDNGYTREEMKMVWETRKILGDERIAVNPTAVRVPVHYGHSEAIHLETLEPAEIEQVRDWLRVAPGVELIDDRAGDFPTAWSHAAGRDPVYVGRVRRDLTHPRGIDMWVVSDNVRKGAALNSVQIAEVLADSYW
- a CDS encoding GAF domain-containing protein yields the protein MASTDLAAVDYETLATSLDALLGTENDSVANAANTASLLFHALPAVNWLGFYFTHEGGAGEAPQLVLGPFQGKSACVRIDWGRGVCGTAARTGSTQRVADVHAFEGHIACDPDSRSEVVVPLIDGHGKVVGVLDVDSAEVDRFDTRDQRGLEALAAVFMKRWPGQL
- the epmA gene encoding EF-P lysine aminoacylase EpmA; this translates as MTDCAAPLRPWSPSASAAAIRARASLYRSLRAFFAAREVLEVDTPILSRASGTDPALAPLAVQRCAGRPAWLHTSPEFAMKRLLASGIGDIYQLCHVFRDDECGRHHNPEFTMLEWYRLGYDHHRLMDEVDALLHAVVPPARLQQPTVRTTFHAAVADATGLDSDMATAREFRDCLASAGVPVPEACLDDREALLDLVLGDVVGPTLGEGGPVMVYDYPASRAALAKVRPGTPARAERFEVYLRGIELANGFHELTDSEEQRRRFVAESAARERAGLAALPIDEALLAALERGLPACAGVALGVDRLLMLMLGVAHLDEVLAFPLSRA